The stretch of DNA CATGTAAGAAACATACCAAAAGACTAATCAATATTACAGTTATAGTCCCTTGGAATGAGTATAAAGGGTAAGAAGAACTTCCTCTAACATAATGTGGGATACCATTCACCACCTTCCTACACTTAGTCGTGGGTATTACAATCTCCCCTTGCTAAATCCTTGACATCCTTGTCAGGCTATTCCATCATAGGTGGCACAATTCAAGTCTCACAATTTGGTTAAAATTGTCAGCACACCATTTATAATGACCAAAAAAAAGCTCAAGCCACATTTGAGCCTATACTttaaaggactagtcaatattataatttgagccATTTGGAGTCATTATAAGAGGTAAGAACTTCTCCCTTCCAAGCTATGGGATCCTATTCCATTCACCCCTTCCTATAAATGGCAAGAACTTCTCCCTTTATACGAGcttgtatctttttttattggtataCATTCACATCTTTAAGTAGAGATATTATAACTCAATTTCTGTTATGCCTTAACGTGAGTCACTGTAGCTTCTAAGTTGGTGGTTTACACATGCAAAAGATATCATTGCCGCACCAAAAATCTTCTTTGCTTGGAGATATAGATTCAAGATCACTTGGAGGTATTCTCACTTTTTTTCCTGATTTGTTTCAGGTTATCAGTTCATTGTCTTGTGCTCAGAGAGGTTGGATAAACGTCGATGTTGataaaatagaatgtgaatcatGTGGTGCATATTTGAGTTTTGCATTGATACCATCTTGGACCCCATCTGAAGGTTAGCTAATCAAGTCTaactgtttttgtttcttttatctaATACTCTGAAATTACTACGCAATGTGGTGTGGGGGTATTATCAAACATTtgtttttgggaaaaaaaaaaaaaaaaggaaaaacaactcTATGGTGAATTTTGGAATGATTGAACCTTAGTGCAGCTTGCTAGATAGGAGGAAGGAAGTTATATGAAGGGAGAACAAGTAAGATAAAGGAGTGGGGAGATAAGATTAGTTGTAACTCGCCAAGATTTAGGGAGTAGACCTTCATTCATACTGAAACTTGCATTCTCTATTGAGTTGTGATTTCTCCGTAGTAGCTAACTTATACCACCAAGTTGAATACACACCTATTATAGGTTTGTCTTTTAAGTAAGAAATCTTCATTAAAAAATCCAGAAGGtgcaacccaagtacacagaaagtatacaagGGAGAAGACCTATCTAGAAGTGAAAAAAGTCAGATTCAAGAAAAGAATATACACCTTTTATGGTTTATCTCACGAATGACTTGACATTGCCTTATTTTCAGCTTACATTTTTGCTAATCTTAGTTGAAGTTATTTTCTCCTTGTTTACACCATTTTTATTTGGTGTTTCAGTAACATTTGAATGAGATGGTCCTTgctaatattgatattatttttcctttatttatttatttttgtttcatgttttaAGTTCAAAATGCTGCTGAAGCCTTTGCCAAACAGCTGGATGCTGTGCACAATGTCAGTTGTCCTTGGAGGGGAAATAGCTGCCCAGATAGCTTGGTGCAGTTTCCTCCAACTCCTCAGTCTGCCCTAATTGGGGGATATAAGGATAGATGTGATGGACTTGTGCAGTTTCAATATCTTCCCATTGTGGCTGCATCAGCAATTGAGAAAATGCAGGTTTCTCACGGCCCACAGGTTGAATGCTTTTTGTTTGGGGAAGTAGATATTAAACCGGAAAGTATCCCAGAACATGAAAGCTCTCAAGATGGGGCATTTTGTTTATATTCTCGTGTAAGATATATTAACATACCTTTTGGTGGCTGATAATGCCCTACTGATCATTACTTTTTCCATTTATCTGTATGCTTGTGTATTTCTATTTGTCTCTCTGCTTTCGCAGGCCCAGAAACTTATAAGCCTCTGTGGGTGGGAACCAATTTGGGTTTTAAATGTTCAAGACTGCGAAGAGCATTCTGCTCAATCAGCTAGGAATGGATGTTCTGTTGGCCCTAACCAGGCCAAGGGCCATCTATCACAAGATCCTGGAACGGTCAAGAAACCACTGACTGCTGTAGATAAAAAAGACACTGGGAAGAGTAAAGTGTTGGTTACGGATTCTAGATGCGAGTCCAGGTTACCTTTGCTAGATTGTTGCTTATGTGGTGCTACAGTTAGGATATCAGATTTCGTTACAGTTCCTCGACCTGCACGTTTCACTCCCAACAACGTTGAAATTCCTGATGCAAGCAAAAAAATGGGATTAACACGTGGAGTTAGTGCAGCCAGTGGAATTAATGGTTGGGTTGCTGCTGATGATACAGAAAGAGAACATACTGGAGACCGTGATGAAGTTGCAACGACAAATGATGGAAAATTGCTGCCAAATACAGATGTTGATCTTAATCTCACAATGGCAGGTGGTTTACCTTTTACTCAGTTTGACAGGACAAcaatgttggaaaatattcatgatGCAGATATGGGTAGGGACCTAATAATTGGGCAGCCCTCAGGCAGTGAGGTTGGTGACCATGCAGCTTCATATGAATCAAGGGGTCCCAGCTCTCGCAAACGAAGCTTGGAGAAAGGGGGAAGCTCCTGTTATAGGCCACACTTAAGGCTGCAGCAGGCTGATAGTGTTGAGGGCACAGTCATTGATCGTGATGGTGATGAAGTCACAGATGGGGGACAATATTCAGCTGGGCCTTCAAAGCGTGCTCGTGAATCTGACATATTTGATACATACTGTTCATCATATAATAGAGATACATCTGGTGCTGGTCCTAGCCATTCAATGGGTTTCGAAATATACACTGATGGCAACAGAGTTGCTTTGTTTCAGGAAGGAGGTGACCAAGTTATAAGGATCCAATCGGCTAGGGATTCGACGCGTGCATCATCAGTCATTGCTATGGATACTGGTTTCCACAGTGTGAATGATGACTCCATGGAAAGTGTTGAAAATCATCCTGCAGATGTTGACGATATTCATTTCCCCTCTTCTAGTATATATGGCAATTTGGACATGAATGATACATCCGAATTGGACTATAGTAACCAAGCTCAGCAGAGCATTGGCTTCCGGCCAGCTGTTGCTGTCCCTGGAGAAATGGGTGTCAGTAGTACAAATGATGGGGAAGAACTTTTCAATGCAGAGACCGTGACTGTTCAAGCGAGGGATGGGTTTAGTTTTGGAATTAGTGGAGGAAGTGTTGGGATGTGTGCTAGTCACGAGGCTGAAATTCATGGGGCTGACGCATCTGTTCATAGAGCTGATAGTGTAGTTGGTGATGTGGAACCTAGAGCAGAAGATGCTGAAAATCAGGGCCAAACGGGTGAATCTGCTACAGATCCTGGACTTATGGATGAGATTGTCCCAGATGAAATTAACAGGGAAGATCCCCATGGTGATAGCCAGGAAATATTACCTCGATCCATTGGAAGGGAAGATAGCAGCTCAAAAGTTGATGGTTCTGCAAAAACCGAATCGGTTGAAAGTGGTGAAAAGATAAGTCGAAGTGACAAGTTGGTACCAGAGAACAATGCCCACCCTTCTCTTTCTTGCAATGCTaataaaacaacaaagaaagagGTTACAAATGCTGGTAAATCTTCTTTAATAAACAATTGCTTGGACCTAGAGTCAGGTTATGCATTGCTAATGGCGTCGTTAAATTGTATGACTATTGATTTCTTAGCAAATTATGCCCTGCAGCTTTTCAGATTCTTAGTCTTCACTTTCTTAATCTGATTTGATTGTTTAAATGAAAGTTGGCCTAAtatttcgattttttttatttgttttcattttttgaacgaaagctttatattttacttataaaaaaaaaaaaatttctgtgCTGCAATCGTGATAGTTGGATGTAGCTTAGCTGAGGAAAAAAACTTTTGGGACTGTGTAGAAAGACCCAAGAAGGAGACATTAAAATTTGGATATGAAGGCAATTGTGTTGGTTTTATTTTGCTCATTGGGCACTTGAGGCTATTTAGCTTTACCTACATGTAGTGGGTTACTCCATTACTATTTTTCTATAATGTTGGAGTATTTTCGTATGAAACATCAGTGATTGTTTTAcctagattttttctttttaattgatAAGTTACACATGCATGGACTGTGCTTTGACCTCTCATTCTCATCCTTCACCTCGTTTTTACTAGAGGAGGTAGTGCCATTTGAGCTTAAGGTTGGCAAGATAGGCGAGTCcttgtaaaaacaaaataggcgacccttattttctaattatacaGGGTAAAATTGGAACAATGACTCTCCAAATATATGTATGGTATCCATAGATGCCATACCTACATGCGCGCTTGTGTGTACAAATGCAAGGTAGAGCTCTTAACTCCCAAAAGCAAAATCTCAAATAATACTGATTATGTCCTTAACCCAATGTGCATAATGAGTTCCtggtttcaatttttcatttagGCGTTCCATCTTGTATTCTTCTTGTGTATTTAGGCTAtgccttttgcatttttttataaaat from Juglans regia cultivar Chandler chromosome 4, Walnut 2.0, whole genome shotgun sequence encodes:
- the LOC108990243 gene encoding uncharacterized protein LOC108990243 translates to MREEVISSGGTIHPASAASSAGASSPAVPTNVGSIDGSNHGHGSKAASLSCVGSQPPRTSLSTSAGGSAFGSSRPSCRPWERGDLLRRLATFKPSNWLRKPKVISSLSCAQRGWINVDVDKIECESCGAYLSFALIPSWTPSEVQNAAEAFAKQLDAVHNVSCPWRGNSCPDSLVQFPPTPQSALIGGYKDRCDGLVQFQYLPIVAASAIEKMQVSHGPQVECFLFGEVDIKPESIPEHESSQDGAFCLYSRAQKLISLCGWEPIWVLNVQDCEEHSAQSARNGCSVGPNQAKGHLSQDPGTVKKPLTAVDKKDTGKSKVLVTDSRCESRLPLLDCCLCGATVRISDFVTVPRPARFTPNNVEIPDASKKMGLTRGVSAASGINGWVAADDTEREHTGDRDEVATTNDGKLLPNTDVDLNLTMAGGLPFTQFDRTTMLENIHDADMGRDLIIGQPSGSEVGDHAASYESRGPSSRKRSLEKGGSSCYRPHLRLQQADSVEGTVIDRDGDEVTDGGQYSAGPSKRARESDIFDTYCSSYNRDTSGAGPSHSMGFEIYTDGNRVALFQEGGDQVIRIQSARDSTRASSVIAMDTGFHSVNDDSMESVENHPADVDDIHFPSSSIYGNLDMNDTSELDYSNQAQQSIGFRPAVAVPGEMGVSSTNDGEELFNAETVTVQARDGFSFGISGGSVGMCASHEAEIHGADASVHRADSVVGDVEPRAEDAENQGQTGESATDPGLMDEIVPDEINREDPHGDSQEILPRSIGREDSSSKVDGSAKTESVESGEKISRSDKLVPENNAHPSLSCNANKTTKKEVTNAGPPKGISNYEEAMEFDPIAHHNQFCPWVNGNVATAGCNSCGSSTGADAIALCGWQLTLDALDALRSFGNIAIQMVQSESAASLYKDDHHNRDRKLLRHHSISRSHGRH